The Akkermansia sp. N21116 genome includes a region encoding these proteins:
- a CDS encoding peptide chain release factor-like protein: MVRPEKLEALKQRMAELGIREDDLEEKFVRGTGNGGQKVNKTNNCVFLRHIPSGIAVKCHMERSREINRFLARRELCDAYEGVIKGERTAKRQAIEKLRRQKRRKSRRQRQRTLADKHHHSSIKSIRRQPVDND; this comes from the coding sequence ATGGTCAGACCGGAAAAACTCGAAGCCCTCAAACAACGCATGGCCGAACTGGGCATCCGGGAAGACGACCTCGAAGAAAAATTCGTCCGCGGTACAGGCAACGGAGGGCAAAAAGTCAACAAAACCAACAACTGCGTCTTCCTCCGGCATATCCCCAGCGGCATCGCCGTCAAATGCCACATGGAACGCTCCCGGGAAATCAACCGCTTCCTGGCCCGCCGCGAATTATGCGACGCCTACGAAGGAGTCATCAAGGGAGAACGCACCGCCAAACGGCAGGCAATCGAAAAACTCCGCCGCCAAAAACGTCGCAAATCCCGCCGCCAGCGCCAGCGCACCCTTGCCGACAAACACCATCATTCGTCAATCAAATCAATCCGCCGCCAGCCCGTGGACAACGATTGA
- a CDS encoding UTP--glucose-1-phosphate uridylyltransferase translates to MSNFAPFDEKMRNVGLSDAAIGAFRRCYESLAANHSGMIPEKAIAPADNIDAWDGIISSTAPADANLIAQTVCIKLNGGLGTSMGLQKAKSLLTVKEQDTFLDIIVRQIKHLRSISGTPVRLLLMDSFSTSKDTLDYLSKYASDGLDNPQEVELMQNRVPKILADTLEPAVWPANPDLEWCPPGHGDLYPALLGSGWLDRLLAQGVKYAFISNSDNLGAQLDLNFLRWFAESGAPFVMEVTRRTEADKKGGHLAVRKSDNRLILREVAQCPDEDIPSFQDIDRHRYFNTNTLWIRLDTLKDILNANGGVLPLPMIRNSKTIDPRDASSPKVFQLEVAMGAGIECFPGARAVDVPRSRFFPVKTCSDLLLLRSDAVIIDKTGKVSLHPSRNGTAPIVDLDGKLYKLVDSLDALGLPSLLHAGKVTIRGAFHFEPGCTLQGDVDLVNESSTTETLRPGVYGE, encoded by the coding sequence ATGAGCAACTTTGCCCCTTTTGATGAAAAGATGCGGAACGTCGGACTAAGCGACGCCGCCATCGGAGCGTTCCGCCGATGCTACGAATCCCTGGCCGCCAACCACAGCGGCATGATTCCCGAAAAAGCCATCGCCCCGGCGGACAACATCGACGCGTGGGACGGGATTATCTCCTCCACCGCTCCGGCCGACGCCAATCTGATCGCTCAAACCGTCTGCATCAAACTCAATGGAGGGCTCGGCACAAGCATGGGCTTGCAAAAAGCCAAAAGCCTGCTGACTGTCAAAGAACAGGACACCTTCCTCGATATCATCGTCCGGCAGATCAAGCACCTCCGCTCCATTTCCGGTACTCCTGTCCGCCTCTTGTTAATGGACTCGTTCTCCACCAGCAAAGACACTCTCGACTACCTCTCCAAATACGCTTCCGACGGACTCGACAACCCGCAGGAAGTGGAACTCATGCAAAACAGGGTCCCCAAAATCCTTGCCGATACGCTGGAACCGGCAGTCTGGCCGGCCAATCCCGACCTCGAATGGTGCCCTCCCGGCCATGGTGACCTCTACCCTGCCCTGCTCGGTTCCGGCTGGCTGGACCGTCTCCTCGCCCAAGGCGTCAAGTACGCCTTCATTTCCAACTCGGACAACCTCGGCGCCCAGCTTGACCTCAACTTCCTGCGCTGGTTTGCCGAATCCGGGGCCCCCTTCGTCATGGAAGTCACCCGCCGCACGGAAGCCGACAAGAAGGGCGGCCACCTGGCCGTCCGCAAGTCGGACAACCGGCTCATCCTCCGTGAAGTCGCCCAGTGCCCGGACGAAGACATTCCCTCCTTCCAGGACATCGACCGCCACCGCTACTTCAACACCAATACTCTGTGGATCCGCCTGGATACGCTCAAGGATATCCTCAATGCCAATGGAGGCGTCCTGCCCCTGCCCATGATCCGCAACAGCAAAACGATCGATCCCCGCGACGCATCCTCCCCCAAAGTCTTCCAGCTCGAAGTAGCCATGGGAGCCGGCATCGAATGCTTCCCGGGGGCACGCGCCGTCGACGTCCCCAGATCGCGGTTCTTCCCCGTCAAAACGTGTTCGGACCTCCTGCTGCTCCGTTCCGACGCCGTCATCATCGACAAAACGGGCAAAGTCTCTCTGCATCCCTCCCGCAACGGCACCGCCCCCATTGTCGATCTGGACGGCAAACTTTATAAACTCGTGGACTCCCTGGACGCCCTCGGGCTCCCATCGCTCCTCCATGCCGGCAAAGTCACCATCCGGGGTGCATTCCACTTCGAACCCGGCTGCACCCTCCAGGGGGACGTCGATCTTGTCAACGAATCTTCCACTACGGAAACCCTCCGTCCGGGCGTTTACGGAGAATAA
- a CDS encoding methylmalonyl-CoA mutase family protein: MHTLFVCKQPKVGRDPIDFAMQQGNTPNNPDIDFGEFAPATYAEWRDAAIAALKGADFDKKLFTKLVEGITLNPIYNRGDVQDNGEAAGQFPYRRGTRPLGYVEKECEVAQGIPAANAEDFNSRLLHDLMRGQTAVNIQLNCKCGLKLRKQADWNTALKDVVLDSLPVYITPGSCGLGVLAMFLNTYKAGGYDVAKLTGGVLYDPVGKTVGKGSLCGGKGICAYYDQMAAMTKWAVANAPGFQTIGVSGLPYSDSGASAIEELSAMLSTAVAYLRAMEERGISIDDAASHMRFTVGIGANLFLEVAKIRALRELWASVVKSCGGSEEAAKIKLHARSSFWTISKVDPWVNMLRGTSQAFSAFLGGVDSLDILPFDCAVRMPDEFSRRIARNTQLILLGECNLDKVVDPAGGSWYIESLTNEVARKVWDMFRSIEQEGGIIKALQAGTVQKRVNATAAKRYEMADQRRQSIVGVNQYVNLDEKKLEVTEPLACAAKGHCCKSENPALPEVSMCVKSVAQAAEEGFSTCLINKALCAGVDCKCGGPLEIEPLPVRRLAERFESLLAKADAWVEAKGSRPMVFFANMGPLRQHKARADFSRDFLRAGGLDVVYPAGFQTPEEAAKAAAESGCSVCVICSTDDTYPEIVPAFCKALRALRPDMMVALAGYPADYVESFKEAGVDVFIHVRANCYTTLETIQNKIGL; this comes from the coding sequence ATGCACACGCTGTTTGTTTGCAAGCAGCCCAAGGTAGGCCGAGACCCAATTGACTTCGCCATGCAACAGGGAAATACGCCAAACAATCCGGATATTGATTTCGGAGAATTCGCCCCAGCAACCTACGCCGAATGGCGTGACGCAGCCATCGCTGCCTTGAAAGGTGCTGATTTTGATAAAAAGCTTTTCACCAAACTTGTGGAAGGCATTACGCTCAACCCGATTTACAACCGGGGCGATGTGCAGGACAACGGAGAGGCCGCCGGCCAGTTCCCGTACCGTCGAGGCACAAGACCCCTCGGTTATGTGGAAAAAGAGTGTGAAGTGGCCCAGGGAATTCCTGCCGCCAATGCCGAAGATTTCAACAGTCGGCTCCTTCACGATCTGATGCGCGGACAGACCGCCGTCAACATCCAGTTGAACTGCAAGTGCGGCTTAAAGCTCCGCAAGCAGGCCGATTGGAATACCGCGCTCAAGGATGTCGTGCTCGACTCTCTGCCCGTGTACATCACGCCGGGCTCCTGCGGACTGGGCGTTCTTGCCATGTTCCTCAATACCTATAAGGCTGGCGGCTACGATGTAGCCAAGCTGACGGGCGGTGTGCTGTATGATCCGGTCGGCAAGACCGTGGGCAAGGGGTCGCTTTGCGGCGGCAAGGGTATTTGCGCCTATTACGACCAGATGGCAGCCATGACCAAGTGGGCCGTCGCCAATGCTCCCGGATTCCAGACGATCGGCGTGAGCGGTCTTCCCTATAGCGATTCCGGCGCTTCCGCCATCGAAGAATTGAGTGCCATGCTTTCCACGGCGGTCGCCTACCTGCGCGCCATGGAAGAACGCGGCATTTCCATCGACGATGCCGCCTCCCACATGCGTTTTACCGTTGGCATCGGAGCTAATCTTTTCCTTGAAGTGGCCAAGATCCGCGCTCTCCGCGAACTCTGGGCTTCCGTTGTCAAGAGCTGCGGCGGCAGTGAAGAAGCCGCCAAGATCAAGCTGCATGCCCGTTCCTCCTTCTGGACGATTTCCAAGGTGGATCCGTGGGTCAACATGCTGCGCGGCACGTCCCAGGCATTCTCCGCCTTCCTGGGCGGAGTGGATAGCTTGGACATCCTGCCTTTCGATTGCGCCGTCCGCATGCCGGACGAGTTCTCCCGCCGCATTGCCCGCAATACGCAGTTGATTCTGCTGGGCGAGTGCAATCTGGACAAGGTTGTGGATCCGGCCGGCGGCTCCTGGTACATCGAAAGCCTGACGAACGAAGTGGCCCGGAAAGTCTGGGACATGTTCCGTTCCATCGAACAGGAAGGCGGCATCATCAAGGCCCTTCAAGCCGGTACGGTACAGAAGCGCGTGAACGCCACGGCCGCCAAGCGCTACGAAATGGCCGACCAGCGCCGTCAGTCCATTGTCGGCGTCAACCAGTACGTGAACCTGGACGAGAAGAAGCTTGAAGTGACCGAACCCCTGGCCTGCGCTGCCAAGGGCCACTGCTGCAAGAGTGAAAATCCCGCCCTCCCGGAAGTTAGCATGTGTGTGAAATCCGTGGCTCAGGCGGCCGAAGAAGGATTCTCCACCTGCCTGATCAACAAGGCTCTATGCGCCGGCGTCGACTGCAAGTGCGGCGGTCCGTTGGAAATCGAACCTCTGCCTGTGCGCCGCCTTGCCGAGCGTTTTGAATCCCTTCTGGCCAAGGCTGATGCCTGGGTGGAAGCCAAGGGTTCCCGTCCGATGGTGTTCTTTGCCAATATGGGGCCGTTGCGCCAGCACAAGGCCCGTGCCGACTTCTCCCGCGACTTCCTGCGCGCAGGCGGTCTCGACGTTGTCTATCCCGCCGGGTTCCAGACTCCGGAAGAAGCCGCCAAGGCTGCCGCCGAAAGCGGATGCAGCGTGTGTGTGATCTGCTCGACGGACGACACCTATCCCGAAATTGTCCCGGCCTTCTGCAAGGCTCTCCGGGCGCTTCGTCCCGATATGATGGTTGCCCTCGCCGGGTATCCCGCCGATTATGTGGAGTCCTTCAAGGAAGCCGGGGTGGATGTCTTCATCCACGTCCGAGCCAACTGTTACACGACACTTGAAACCATCCAGAACAAAATCGGCCTTTAA
- the scpA gene encoding methylmalonyl-CoA mutase, with product MSNIPDFASANFPEIKVGTPHPANQEESWITNEQIAVDPVYTKDVYDDCLHLDFTAGIAPNLRGPYATMYVARPWTVRQYAGFSTAEESNAFYRRNLAAGQKGLSIAFDLATHRGYDSDHPRVVGDVGKAGVAVDSILDMEILFKGIPLDKMSVSMTMNGAVLPVLAFYIVAAQEQGCTLDQLSGTIQNDILKEYMVRNTYIYPPDPSMRIIADIFEFTSKFMPKFNSISISGYHMQEAGATADLEMAYTLADGLQYVRTGIQAGIDIDAFAPRLSFFWAQGKNYFMEVAKMRAARVLWAKIIKQFNPKNPKSLALRTHSQTSGWSLTEQDPFNNVTRTCIEALAASCGHTQSLHTNSLDEAIALPTDFSARIARNTQLFLQDETTICKVIDPWGGSYYVEYLTNELIRKGWAHIQEVEALGGMAKAIETGLPKMRIEEAAARRQAAIDSGKEPIIGVNKYRLEQEEKMDILEVDNSAVRDAQIARLHKLRSERDSAACEAALKALSDCARTGEGNLLDLSIKAAKARASLGEISSALEEHFGRHKAPIKLITGVYGTAYGNDPLVEEVRKMTNTFAEREGRRPRILVAKMGQDGHDRGAKVVSSAYADLGFDVDVGPLFQTPEETAKMAIENDVHIVGMSSLAAGHKTLLPQLVEELAKQGRPDIQVFCGGVIPAQDYDYLKEHGAVAIFGPGTNIPAAAKEIMEVLDRQFSIED from the coding sequence ATGAGCAATATCCCAGATTTTGCGTCTGCCAACTTCCCTGAAATCAAGGTTGGCACACCGCACCCGGCTAATCAGGAAGAATCCTGGATAACCAACGAACAGATCGCCGTCGATCCGGTTTACACCAAGGACGTGTACGACGATTGCCTCCACCTCGACTTTACGGCCGGCATTGCCCCGAACCTTCGCGGTCCGTATGCCACGATGTACGTTGCCCGTCCCTGGACGGTGCGCCAGTACGCCGGTTTCTCGACCGCTGAAGAATCCAACGCGTTCTACCGCCGCAACCTGGCCGCCGGTCAGAAGGGGCTTTCCATCGCATTCGACCTTGCAACGCACCGCGGGTACGATTCCGACCACCCGCGCGTCGTTGGTGATGTCGGCAAGGCCGGTGTTGCCGTAGACTCCATCCTGGATATGGAAATCCTTTTCAAGGGAATTCCGCTGGACAAGATGTCCGTCTCCATGACAATGAACGGAGCCGTCCTTCCCGTGCTGGCCTTCTACATTGTGGCCGCCCAGGAACAAGGCTGTACGCTCGACCAGCTTTCCGGTACGATCCAGAACGACATTCTGAAGGAATACATGGTACGTAATACGTACATCTATCCGCCGGATCCCTCCATGCGCATCATCGCCGACATCTTCGAATTCACTTCGAAGTTCATGCCGAAGTTCAACTCCATTTCCATTTCCGGCTATCACATGCAGGAAGCCGGCGCCACCGCCGACCTGGAAATGGCCTACACGCTGGCCGACGGCCTCCAGTACGTCCGTACGGGGATTCAGGCCGGGATCGACATTGATGCCTTTGCCCCCCGCCTGTCCTTCTTCTGGGCTCAGGGCAAGAACTACTTCATGGAAGTGGCCAAGATGCGCGCCGCGCGTGTCCTGTGGGCCAAGATCATCAAGCAGTTCAACCCGAAGAATCCGAAGTCCCTGGCTCTGCGCACGCACTCCCAGACGTCGGGCTGGTCCCTGACGGAACAGGATCCGTTCAACAACGTGACGCGTACCTGCATCGAAGCCCTTGCTGCTTCCTGCGGTCACACACAGTCCCTGCATACCAACTCGCTGGACGAAGCCATTGCCCTGCCGACCGACTTCTCGGCCCGCATCGCACGTAACACCCAGCTCTTCCTGCAGGACGAAACGACGATCTGCAAGGTCATCGACCCGTGGGGCGGTTCCTACTATGTGGAATACCTGACGAACGAACTTATCCGCAAGGGATGGGCTCATATTCAGGAAGTGGAAGCCCTCGGCGGCATGGCCAAGGCCATTGAAACCGGTCTGCCCAAGATGCGTATCGAAGAAGCGGCCGCCCGCCGCCAGGCCGCCATCGATTCCGGCAAGGAACCGATCATCGGCGTCAACAAGTACCGTCTGGAACAGGAAGAAAAGATGGACATCCTCGAAGTGGACAATTCCGCCGTCCGCGATGCCCAGATTGCCCGCCTGCACAAGCTCCGCAGCGAACGCGACAGCGCCGCCTGCGAGGCTGCCCTGAAGGCTCTTTCCGACTGCGCCCGCACCGGTGAAGGCAATCTGCTCGACCTCTCCATCAAGGCGGCCAAGGCCCGTGCCTCCCTTGGTGAAATCTCCTCCGCTCTGGAAGAACATTTCGGGCGTCATAAAGCACCAATCAAACTTATTACTGGCGTGTACGGTACAGCATATGGAAACGATCCCCTGGTGGAAGAAGTGCGCAAGATGACGAACACCTTCGCCGAACGCGAAGGGCGCCGTCCCCGCATTCTCGTCGCCAAGATGGGGCAGGACGGTCACGACCGCGGAGCCAAGGTGGTTTCTTCCGCCTATGCCGACCTCGGTTTTGACGTTGACGTAGGTCCGCTCTTCCAGACTCCGGAAGAAACGGCCAAGATGGCTATTGAAAACGATGTCCATATCGTGGGCATGAGTTCTCTGGCCGCCGGGCACAAGACGCTTCTCCCGCAGCTGGTGGAAGAACTCGCCAAGCAGGGTCGTCCGGACATCCAGGTCTTCTGCGGCGGCGTTATCCCCGCCCAGGACTATGATTACCTGAAGGAACACGGTGCTGTGGCCATCTTCGGCCCGGGTACCAACATTCCGGCTGCCGCCAAGGAAATCATGGAAGTGCTGGATCGGCAGTTCTCCATCGAGGACTGA
- a CDS encoding MarR family transcriptional regulator, which yields MKSHQTSPAKGDIPVSEEANKLADFVIFTQRSCILNLSPQLTDSRVSYPQFFLLTYLDNEDFLTMSNIAKKMGHSTAAATGMVDKLEEMGYIARTQAANDRRKIMVQITESGKELVARMRQNIAHDLANIMQKQDADSLRHLAPTQKMIRKRINPRF from the coding sequence ATGAAATCACACCAGACCTCACCAGCCAAGGGCGACATCCCCGTTTCGGAAGAAGCCAATAAACTTGCTGATTTCGTGATCTTTACGCAGCGTTCATGCATCTTGAACCTCTCCCCCCAACTGACGGACAGTCGTGTCTCCTATCCCCAGTTTTTCCTTCTGACCTACCTGGATAACGAGGACTTCCTCACCATGTCCAATATCGCAAAAAAAATGGGACACTCTACCGCGGCTGCTACCGGCATGGTCGACAAACTGGAAGAAATGGGTTACATCGCCCGGACCCAGGCCGCCAATGATCGCCGCAAAATCATGGTCCAAATCACGGAATCCGGCAAAGAACTCGTCGCCCGCATGCGGCAAAACATCGCCCATGACTTGGCCAACATCATGCAAAAGCAGGATGCCGACTCCCTCAGGCACCTGGCGCCCACCCAGAAAATGATAAGGAAACGCATCAATCCCCGTTTCTAA
- the feoB gene encoding ferrous iron transport protein B: MSKITIALAGNPNCGKTTLFNALTGASQYVGNWPGVTVEKKEGRLKGHKDILIQDLPGIYSLSPYTLEEIVSRDYLVSDNPSLIINLIDGSNLERNLYLTTQLCELGIPVIIALNMIDIVRKRGDKIDTEKLGKALGCEVIEISALKGTGVKELTDKVVSDITGRSLAAPHPLPFPSHIEKALEEISSVIVPYCPREKSKWFAVKVFERDKKIMEELPLTPHEKAVIDDIIGKTEKKYDDDGESIITGERYNAIADIVSNVVVKARQSGMTTSDKIDRIITNRWFGLPIFAVVMWAVYYISIQTIGAYGTDWANDTLFGELIPEWTSSFLESVACAEWLQSLILDGIIAGVGAVLGFLPQMAVLFLCLGILEDCGYMSRVAFIMDRIFRKFGLSGKSFIPMLVSMGCGVPGVMATRTIENEKDRRMTIMVTTFIPCGAKTPIIALIAGAFFPDSSWVAPSAYFIGIGAIILSGLILKKTAMFAGDPSPFVMELPLYHIPAWKNVIVHAWERCKAFVKKAGSIIFLASALIWFLSSYNWKMDSVEENDSMLANLGNAAAPVFSPLGWGDWKPTVATVTGLIAKENVVGTFGVLYADAGSSEFAEKDGEGEIPAAAPETEHQAGEAVADAAPEEDIDEEEQEIQETGSKLARAGAFTTITAFSFMIFNLLCAPCFAAIGAIRREMNSAKWTWFAIGYMCLLAYVLAFLINQFGTWLYEGSGFGAGQVLAFAVLASIIWLLVKKPSRAGE; this comes from the coding sequence ATGAGTAAAATCACAATCGCTCTCGCCGGTAATCCGAATTGCGGTAAAACGACTCTTTTCAACGCATTGACGGGCGCAAGCCAATACGTCGGCAACTGGCCCGGCGTTACCGTCGAAAAGAAGGAAGGCAGACTGAAAGGCCACAAGGATATCCTGATCCAGGACCTCCCAGGCATCTATTCTCTCTCTCCCTACACGCTGGAAGAAATCGTCAGCCGGGATTATCTGGTCTCCGACAACCCGTCCCTGATCATCAACCTCATCGACGGCAGCAACCTTGAGCGAAACCTCTATCTCACGACCCAGCTATGCGAACTGGGCATTCCGGTCATCATCGCCTTGAACATGATCGATATCGTCCGGAAGCGCGGCGACAAGATTGATACGGAAAAACTCGGCAAGGCTCTCGGTTGCGAAGTCATTGAAATCAGCGCCTTGAAAGGCACGGGCGTCAAGGAACTCACCGACAAGGTTGTCTCAGACATTACCGGCAGATCCCTGGCAGCACCGCATCCTCTCCCCTTCCCGTCCCACATTGAAAAAGCTCTGGAAGAAATCTCGTCAGTCATTGTCCCCTACTGCCCTCGGGAAAAAAGCAAATGGTTTGCAGTCAAAGTCTTTGAACGAGACAAGAAAATCATGGAAGAACTGCCTCTCACCCCCCACGAAAAGGCAGTCATTGACGACATCATCGGAAAAACGGAAAAGAAGTACGACGATGACGGGGAATCCATCATCACCGGGGAACGCTACAATGCCATTGCAGACATCGTTTCGAACGTTGTGGTCAAAGCCAGGCAAAGCGGCATGACCACAAGCGACAAAATCGACCGCATCATCACCAACCGCTGGTTCGGGCTGCCCATCTTCGCCGTCGTCATGTGGGCCGTCTATTACATCTCCATCCAGACCATCGGCGCCTACGGTACGGACTGGGCCAACGATACTCTTTTCGGAGAACTTATCCCGGAGTGGACAAGCTCATTCCTGGAAAGCGTCGCATGCGCCGAATGGCTGCAAAGCCTGATTCTGGACGGCATCATCGCAGGTGTCGGGGCCGTCCTCGGTTTCCTGCCTCAAATGGCAGTCCTGTTCCTTTGCCTCGGTATTCTGGAAGACTGCGGATACATGTCGCGCGTCGCATTTATCATGGATCGCATTTTCCGCAAATTCGGGCTTTCCGGCAAATCATTCATCCCGATGCTCGTTTCGATGGGTTGCGGCGTTCCCGGAGTCATGGCAACGCGCACGATTGAAAATGAAAAAGACCGCCGCATGACAATCATGGTAACCACCTTTATTCCATGCGGAGCCAAGACCCCCATCATCGCTTTGATCGCGGGAGCATTCTTTCCGGACTCATCCTGGGTGGCACCCAGCGCCTACTTCATCGGCATAGGCGCCATTATCCTCTCCGGACTCATCTTGAAGAAAACAGCCATGTTCGCCGGAGATCCCAGCCCATTCGTCATGGAACTGCCCCTCTACCACATCCCGGCATGGAAGAATGTCATCGTCCATGCCTGGGAACGTTGCAAAGCTTTTGTCAAGAAGGCAGGGAGCATCATCTTCCTCGCCAGCGCCCTCATCTGGTTCCTTTCCAGCTACAATTGGAAAATGGATTCCGTCGAAGAAAACGACAGTATGCTGGCAAACCTCGGCAATGCAGCCGCCCCCGTCTTTTCGCCGCTCGGCTGGGGGGATTGGAAACCGACCGTCGCTACCGTTACCGGCTTAATCGCCAAGGAAAACGTTGTCGGCACTTTTGGTGTCCTCTATGCCGATGCAGGATCCTCTGAATTCGCGGAAAAAGACGGAGAGGGAGAAATACCGGCCGCCGCTCCGGAAACGGAACATCAAGCCGGAGAAGCCGTGGCCGATGCCGCTCCGGAAGAAGACATTGATGAAGAAGAACAGGAAATCCAGGAAACGGGTTCCAAACTCGCCCGGGCAGGAGCCTTCACGACCATTACCGCCTTCTCATTCATGATCTTCAACCTGCTCTGCGCTCCCTGTTTTGCCGCCATAGGAGCCATCCGCCGCGAAATGAACAGCGCCAAATGGACCTGGTTCGCCATAGGCTACATGTGCTTGTTAGCCTATGTCCTCGCCTTCCTGATCAATCAGTTCGGCACATGGCTTTATGAAGGGAGCGGATTCGGAGCCGGACAGGTACTCGCCTTCGCCGTGCTGGCATCCATCATCTGGCTTCTCGTCAAAAAGCCCTCCCGGGCCGGCGAATAA
- a CDS encoding ferrous iron transport protein A, protein MNTLSKTLRDTRIGETVTVAKLSGESAIKRRIMDMGVTKGTSIFVRKVAPLGDPIEVTVRGYELSIRKAEAEHIHLQ, encoded by the coding sequence ATGAATACACTCAGCAAAACCCTAAGAGACACCCGTATCGGGGAAACCGTTACGGTTGCAAAACTATCGGGAGAAAGCGCCATCAAACGCCGCATTATGGACATGGGAGTCACCAAAGGAACCTCCATCTTCGTGCGTAAAGTAGCACCTCTCGGTGATCCGATCGAAGTGACCGTGCGCGGCTACGAACTCTCCATCCGCAAAGCGGAAGCCGAACACATCCACTTGCAATAA
- a CDS encoding FeoA family protein, with protein sequence MPLSMLNIGDIRQVNKIHGKDETRRFLENLGFVSGSIVSVISENNGSLIVKVKGTRIALSKVLAGKIFVD encoded by the coding sequence ATGCCACTTTCCATGCTTAACATCGGCGACATCCGCCAAGTCAACAAAATCCACGGCAAGGACGAAACCCGCCGCTTCCTCGAAAACCTGGGATTCGTCTCCGGCAGTATCGTCTCCGTCATCTCCGAAAACAATGGCAGCCTCATTGTCAAAGTCAAAGGTACCCGCATCGCTCTCAGCAAAGTGCTTGCCGGAAAGATTTTTGTCGATTGA
- a CDS encoding GNAT family N-acetyltransferase, protein MPVPNVRSVLEYVPYFRGKLFVVHVAQDLLNSEELVDALLDLDVLHEIGVRLILVAEGSDASRLYAETRVCEMRSAAVEAPLSAGELVIGRVEEILNRRQIPVVASGCDQTFDEGTVRMASALKANKFIALLDDERVPTRDKAPIHAILESEVADIRGEISYKELLLEAAEVCRRGIQRVHLLDGRNRGVLVDELFSEEGVGTMVHSDSYREIRPLHEEDIPELLSMIARSVIQDQLVDRSYEDIHERLKDYYVLTLDDSIIGCVAVYPYPEQKSAELGCLYIKQSHEGHGYGKALCSFAEQKARELGMHFIFALSQSAVYYFRDRLHYAEYSRDTLPSHRRMVLELSGRHSGVFGRELD, encoded by the coding sequence ATGCCCGTCCCGAATGTCCGATCCGTATTGGAGTACGTACCGTACTTCCGGGGGAAGCTCTTTGTCGTTCACGTCGCCCAGGATCTGCTCAATTCGGAAGAACTTGTCGATGCCCTGCTTGACCTGGACGTCCTCCACGAAATCGGCGTCCGCCTGATACTCGTCGCCGAAGGCAGCGACGCTTCGCGCCTTTATGCTGAAACCCGCGTCTGTGAAATGCGATCTGCGGCCGTCGAAGCGCCTCTCTCCGCAGGAGAACTCGTCATCGGACGGGTTGAAGAAATTCTCAACCGCCGCCAGATCCCTGTCGTCGCATCAGGCTGCGACCAGACATTCGACGAAGGTACCGTCCGCATGGCTTCTGCCCTGAAAGCCAACAAATTCATCGCCCTTCTGGACGACGAACGGGTTCCTACGCGGGACAAGGCCCCCATTCACGCCATTCTGGAGAGCGAAGTCGCCGACATCCGAGGAGAAATCTCCTACAAGGAACTTCTGCTCGAAGCGGCGGAAGTCTGCCGCCGCGGTATCCAGCGCGTCCACCTTCTCGACGGTCGTAATCGCGGCGTCCTTGTAGACGAACTTTTCTCCGAAGAAGGCGTCGGCACCATGGTTCACTCGGACTCCTACCGGGAAATCCGTCCGCTTCATGAAGAAGACATCCCCGAACTGCTTTCCATGATCGCCCGTTCCGTCATTCAAGACCAGCTCGTCGACCGCAGTTACGAAGACATTCACGAACGCCTCAAGGATTACTACGTCCTCACCCTTGACGACAGTATCATAGGCTGCGTAGCCGTTTATCCGTATCCCGAGCAAAAATCCGCCGAACTCGGTTGCCTGTATATCAAACAGAGCCATGAAGGCCACGGCTACGGCAAGGCTTTGTGCTCCTTTGCGGAACAAAAGGCCCGGGAACTGGGCATGCATTTTATCTTCGCTCTCTCGCAAAGTGCCGTCTATTACTTCCGGGACCGCCTCCACTACGCGGAATACTCCCGCGATACTCTCCCGAGCCACCGCCGCATGGTGCTGGAATTGAGCGGACGCCACTCCGGAGTCTTCGGGCGGGAATTGGACTGA